A stretch of the Synechocystis sp. PCC 7338 genome encodes the following:
- a CDS encoding N-acetylmuramoyl-L-alanine amidase, whose amino-acid sequence MSRLPGFALTFLSVLLTSLPAMAGQLVNWNFNASQNRFTFYTNSRVQPTAQLIPNPTRIVVDLPGTTLSGPTVRQPGSGRVREIRIGEPDSFTTRVVIELEAGYTVDPQQVKVRGITPTQWVVELPTPELAPASNNNAPAPNPDGSSLPSQNLSAANSSSTGQQDLQITGNGLFVRLDKNGDNSNIRIQPNARQSTVNFELAGAVLPESLVGQSLPVGEYGVEEIKFSDNSNNPRLSLALADSGGGWNAYYSRVGGGVVLLPKQINRSGSSNRAPGSAAVPVSNNTSNSSPSSSGNRSSNDRLVSQASNRNLANITAVEVTRDDSQLIIRGDRQISARGNFNRLTGNYEIRLDRAQLSPQFQSPELVTGGPIYQLNIRQETNDSVLILVQPNTGRRFGRLFRSGGSLYALELIPDATASRPLGNLSASSSPRGTGGDQVPIAVQPPPANAAPSFPPEWSSPPAGNLPSIPRGSRLVVVDPGHGGKDPGAIGIRGVQEKDVVLSVSQYVRQYLEQQGVRVLMTRTGDYFISLQGRTDMANRAGADLFVSIHANSMGMGRPDVNGFEIYYHGNASLSQAIHRNVINSLNVRDRRVRQARFYVLRNSRMPSTLVEMGFVTGSEDNYKLTNPAFQQQMAQAIARGVLEYLQQR is encoded by the coding sequence ATGTCAAGATTGCCTGGTTTTGCTCTTACCTTTCTATCGGTCTTGTTAACCAGTCTGCCAGCCATGGCGGGGCAGTTAGTTAACTGGAATTTCAACGCTTCCCAGAATCGGTTTACTTTCTACACCAATTCCCGGGTACAACCCACCGCCCAACTGATCCCCAATCCCACCCGCATTGTGGTGGACTTACCCGGCACCACCCTGAGTGGCCCGACCGTGCGTCAACCAGGATCCGGCAGGGTGAGGGAAATTCGCATTGGGGAGCCGGACAGTTTCACCACCAGGGTAGTAATAGAACTGGAAGCAGGCTACACCGTTGATCCCCAACAGGTTAAAGTCCGGGGCATCACCCCGACCCAGTGGGTGGTGGAATTACCTACTCCAGAACTGGCCCCCGCAAGCAACAATAACGCTCCCGCCCCCAATCCCGACGGCTCTTCCCTGCCTAGTCAGAATTTAAGTGCAGCTAACTCTTCCAGCACCGGTCAGCAAGACTTACAGATCACCGGCAATGGATTATTTGTCCGCCTGGATAAAAACGGCGACAACAGTAATATTCGTATCCAACCCAATGCCCGCCAATCCACGGTCAACTTTGAACTCGCTGGGGCGGTGCTCCCGGAAAGTTTGGTGGGGCAATCTTTGCCCGTGGGGGAATACGGAGTTGAAGAAATTAAGTTTTCCGACAATTCTAATAATCCCCGCCTTTCCCTGGCCCTAGCGGACAGTGGCGGAGGCTGGAATGCCTACTATAGCCGGGTAGGGGGAGGCGTAGTTCTGCTCCCAAAGCAGATTAACCGGTCCGGGAGTTCTAACCGAGCTCCTGGATCGGCGGCCGTTCCGGTCAGTAATAACACATCTAATTCTTCCCCCAGTTCTTCTGGTAATAGAAGCTCCAATGATCGCCTTGTGAGTCAGGCTTCCAACCGTAATCTCGCCAATATCACCGCCGTTGAGGTGACCAGGGATGATAGCCAATTGATCATCCGTGGCGATCGCCAGATTAGTGCTAGGGGAAATTTCAATCGTCTAACCGGTAACTACGAAATTCGTTTAGACCGGGCCCAACTGTCCCCCCAGTTCCAAAGTCCAGAATTGGTCACGGGGGGCCCCATTTATCAGCTCAATATTCGCCAGGAAACGAACGATTCAGTTTTAATTTTGGTTCAGCCCAACACTGGTCGTCGTTTTGGCCGTTTATTTCGTTCTGGGGGCAGTCTTTATGCCTTGGAATTGATCCCCGATGCCACCGCCAGCCGGCCTTTGGGCAATTTATCCGCCAGTTCTTCCCCGAGGGGAACCGGTGGAGATCAAGTTCCCATTGCGGTTCAGCCACCCCCAGCTAATGCGGCCCCTAGTTTCCCCCCAGAGTGGAGCAGTCCCCCCGCAGGAAATTTACCCTCCATTCCCAGGGGCAGTCGTTTAGTAGTGGTGGATCCCGGCCATGGGGGCAAAGATCCGGGGGCGATCGGTATTAGGGGGGTGCAAGAAAAAGACGTAGTTTTGTCTGTTTCCCAGTATGTACGGCAATATTTAGAACAACAGGGAGTCCGGGTGTTAATGACCCGCACTGGAGATTATTTCATTAGCCTCCAAGGCCGCACCGATATGGCTAACCGAGCCGGGGCTGATTTGTTTGTCAGTATCCATGCCAATTCCATGGGGATGGGCCGTCCCGATGTCAATGGCTTTGAAATTTACTACCACGGCAATGCGAGCCTATCCCAGGCTATCCACCGCAATGTGATCAATTCTCTGAATGTGCGCGATCGCCGGGTGCGCCAGGCGCGATTCTACGTTTTGCGTAATTCCCGTATGCCCTCTACTCTAGTGGAAATGGGCTTTGTCACCGGCAGTGAAGACAATTACAAACTGACTAATCCTGCTTTTCAACAACAGATGGCCCAGGCGATCGCCAGGGGAGTTTTGGAGTATCTGCAACAAAGATAA